The Streptomyces sp. NBC_01775 genome includes a region encoding these proteins:
- the rarD gene encoding EamA family transporter RarD, producing MPVDTSAPAITNAPAPAPASATARDRNGRSGPPRAPATGLAFGVTTYVLWGLFPLYWPLLEPASSLEILAHRMTWSLPVLLLVLVLRRDRGRLRRIVAMGRRAWLLTLSGLVIAVNWGIYIWATTHGHVLEASLGYFINPIMTVLLGVTVLRERLRPHQWAALGLGFAAIVVIAAGAGTPPWVPLLLGATSALYGLLRKFAAAPATEALVVESATTFVPAVVYLAFAETAGRAVFGHTGVAHGLLLASAGLATVLPLMSFGAATTRLPLSVLGFLQYINPAMQFLIGLFVLHESVSGARWAGFSLIWGALLLFCVGGLWHRPARIHVRDGGVGATHR from the coding sequence ATGCCGGTCGACACCAGCGCCCCCGCCATCACCAATGCCCCCGCCCCCGCCCCCGCCTCCGCCACCGCCAGGGACAGGAACGGAAGATCCGGCCCGCCGCGTGCACCCGCCACCGGCCTGGCCTTCGGCGTCACGACCTACGTGCTGTGGGGTCTCTTCCCCCTCTACTGGCCTCTTCTGGAGCCGGCGAGCTCACTGGAGATCCTCGCGCACCGTATGACGTGGTCGCTGCCGGTGTTGCTGCTCGTCCTCGTGCTGCGACGGGATCGCGGCCGGCTCCGGCGGATCGTCGCGATGGGGCGGCGGGCCTGGCTGCTGACACTCAGCGGGCTGGTGATCGCCGTCAATTGGGGCATCTACATCTGGGCCACCACCCACGGACATGTCCTGGAAGCCTCGCTCGGCTACTTCATCAACCCCATCATGACCGTGCTGCTCGGCGTAACGGTGCTGCGCGAACGCCTGCGACCGCATCAATGGGCTGCTCTGGGGCTGGGGTTCGCCGCGATCGTGGTGATCGCGGCGGGCGCCGGGACGCCACCTTGGGTGCCGCTGCTGCTGGGTGCCACCTCGGCGCTGTACGGGCTGCTCCGCAAGTTCGCCGCCGCGCCGGCCACCGAAGCGCTGGTCGTCGAATCGGCGACGACGTTCGTACCGGCCGTTGTCTACCTGGCCTTCGCCGAGACGGCGGGCCGCGCGGTCTTCGGCCACACCGGAGTGGCGCACGGACTGCTGCTGGCCAGTGCCGGTCTCGCGACCGTGCTGCCGCTGATGTCCTTCGGCGCCGCGACCACCCGCCTCCCCCTGTCCGTGCTGGGCTTCCTCCAGTACATCAACCCGGCGATGCAGTTCCTGATCGGCCTGTTCGTGCTGCACGAGTCGGTCTCCGGCGCGCGCTGGGCCGGTTTCTCCCTCATCTGGGGCGCCCTGCTGCTGTTCTGCGTGGGCGGGCTGTGGCACCGCCCGGCCCGGATCCACGTGCGGGACGGCGGAGTCGGGGCCACTCACCGGTAG
- a CDS encoding VOC family protein — translation MTPRFDLIGMVTSDMAATLTFYRRLGLDIPAGSDDQPHVEATTPGGVRIAWDTEETVRSFAPDWTPPPRGAGRIGLAFLCDSPAEVDKVYGELTEAGYEGHMSPWNADWGQRYAVVLDPDGNGIDLFAPTS, via the coding sequence ATGACACCTCGATTCGACCTCATCGGCATGGTCACCTCGGACATGGCCGCGACCCTCACCTTCTACCGGCGTCTGGGCCTGGACATCCCCGCCGGGTCCGACGACCAGCCCCACGTCGAGGCCACCACGCCCGGCGGCGTGCGGATCGCCTGGGACACCGAGGAGACCGTGCGCTCCTTCGCGCCCGACTGGACGCCCCCGCCGCGCGGCGCGGGGCGGATCGGGCTGGCCTTCCTGTGCGACTCCCCCGCCGAGGTCGACAAGGTCTACGGCGAGCTGACCGAGGCCGGGTACGAGGGCCACATGTCGCCCTGGAACGCGGACTGGGGGCAGCGCTACGCCGTCGTCCTGGACCCGGACGGCAACGGCATCGACCTGTTCGCGCCCACCTCCTGA
- the cutA gene encoding divalent-cation tolerance protein CutA produces MAEIVTVLTTTGSEERARALASGAVERRLAACAQLNGPVTSVYRWEGAIQTDPEWQVLLKTSAARYAALESYLREAHDYDVPEIIATPVTHGSADYLAWVEAETDPGAATAAGGESETETV; encoded by the coding sequence ATGGCCGAGATTGTGACCGTCTTGACGACCACCGGTTCCGAGGAGCGGGCCCGTGCGCTGGCCTCGGGCGCCGTCGAACGCCGCCTGGCGGCCTGTGCGCAGCTCAACGGGCCCGTCACGTCGGTGTACCGCTGGGAGGGCGCGATCCAGACCGATCCGGAGTGGCAGGTGCTGCTGAAGACGAGCGCGGCACGCTACGCCGCGCTGGAGTCGTATCTGCGCGAGGCACACGACTACGACGTGCCCGAGATCATAGCCACCCCCGTCACGCACGGCAGCGCGGACTACCTGGCGTGGGTGGAGGCGGAGACGGATCCGGGGGCGGCGACGGCGGCAGGCGGGGAGTCGGAGACGGAGACGGTCTGA
- a CDS encoding deoxyguanosinetriphosphate triphosphohydrolase → MHRTYGTPAPDAADGPPGPCYAPSDSERWVPEPDKRPGRTAFQRDRARVLHSAALRRLAGKTQVVAPGSSSPAWDATPRTRLTHSLECAQVGRELGAALGCDPDLVETACLAHDLGHPPFGHNGEAALSDIAAPAGGFEGNAQSLRLLTRLEPKRFSSEPGAQAHVGLNLTRAALDAATKYPWRRGERPGDPDSPKFGVYEEDLPVFHWLRAGAPEGRRCFEAQVMDWSDDVAYSVHDVEDGIRAGHLDPGLLLSPPERRDVFAVAAARYAPGASEGELSAALDRLLAQDWWPHFHDGSALAQARLKDASSQLIGRFCLAAEAATRAAYGAGRLTRYAAELIVPEDARLECAVLKAVADRYVMQRPDLERLRAEQRVVIAELAEALLARAPEGLDPQYAALYAEAEPGAGSEREGAAARLRVVVDQISSLTDVSARSLHRALTTP, encoded by the coding sequence ATGCACCGCACGTACGGCACACCCGCACCGGACGCCGCGGACGGCCCGCCCGGCCCCTGCTACGCGCCCTCCGACAGCGAGCGCTGGGTGCCCGAGCCGGACAAGCGCCCTGGTCGTACGGCCTTTCAGCGCGATCGCGCCCGCGTGCTGCACTCGGCGGCGCTGCGCCGCCTCGCGGGCAAGACGCAGGTCGTCGCGCCCGGCTCCAGCAGCCCCGCCTGGGATGCCACCCCGCGCACCCGGCTGACCCATTCCCTCGAATGCGCCCAGGTCGGCCGCGAGCTGGGCGCTGCCCTGGGCTGCGACCCGGACCTGGTCGAGACGGCCTGCCTCGCGCACGATCTGGGGCACCCGCCGTTCGGGCACAACGGGGAGGCCGCGCTCAGCGACATCGCCGCTCCGGCCGGCGGCTTCGAGGGGAACGCGCAGTCGCTGCGGCTGCTGACCCGGCTGGAGCCCAAGCGCTTCTCGTCCGAGCCCGGCGCCCAGGCCCACGTCGGGCTCAACCTGACGCGGGCCGCGCTGGACGCCGCCACGAAGTACCCCTGGCGGCGCGGCGAGCGTCCCGGCGACCCGGACTCCCCGAAGTTCGGGGTCTACGAGGAGGACCTGCCCGTCTTCCACTGGCTGCGCGCCGGCGCCCCCGAGGGACGTCGCTGCTTCGAGGCGCAGGTCATGGACTGGTCCGACGATGTGGCCTACTCCGTGCACGACGTCGAGGACGGCATACGCGCCGGCCACCTCGACCCCGGGCTGCTGCTCTCCCCGCCCGAGCGGAGGGACGTGTTCGCCGTGGCCGCCGCGCGCTACGCGCCCGGCGCGAGCGAGGGCGAGCTGTCCGCCGCGCTCGACCGGCTGCTGGCCCAGGACTGGTGGCCGCACTTCCACGACGGCTCGGCGCTGGCCCAGGCCCGGCTCAAGGACGCCTCCAGCCAGCTCATCGGCCGCTTCTGCCTGGCCGCCGAGGCCGCGACGCGCGCCGCGTACGGCGCCGGGCGGCTGACACGCTACGCGGCGGAGCTGATCGTGCCCGAGGACGCCCGGCTGGAGTGCGCCGTCCTCAAGGCGGTGGCCGACCGCTACGTCATGCAGCGGCCCGATCTGGAGCGGCTGCGGGCCGAGCAGCGGGTGGTCATCGCGGAGCTGGCCGAGGCTCTGCTCGCGCGGGCGCCCGAAGGGCTCGACCCGCAGTACGCGGCCTTGTACGCCGAGGCGGAGCCGGGCGCCGGGAGCGAGCGGGAGGGGGCGGCGGCCCGGCTGCGCGTGGTCGTCGACCAGATCTCGTCGCTGACCGACGTCTCGGCCCGCTCCTTGCACAGGGCGCTGACGACGCCGTGA
- a CDS encoding NAD(P)/FAD-dependent oxidoreductase, translating into MVDAHRTFVIVGGGLAGAKAAETLRAEGFTGRVILIGDERDHPYERPPLSKGYLTGSDERDSVFVHEPAWYAGADIELHLGQPAVQLDRENKSVRLGDGTRVHYDKLLLATGAEPRRLEVPGTDLAGVHHLRRLAHADRLRGVLSALGQENGHLVIAGAGWIGLEVAAAARSYGAEVTVVEPEPAPLHTVLGPELGALFADLHREHGVRFHFGARLTEIVGEGGLVHHVRTDDGDEHPAHDVLAAIGAAPRTALAEAAGLELAPGPGGGIAVDAALRTSDPDIYAAGDAAAVQHPLLGERLRVEHWANALNGGPAAARSMLDQDVSYDRVPYFFSDQYDLGMEYSGHAPPGSYDQVVCRGDVGKREFVAFWLRDNRVLAGLNANIWDVTGPIQDLIRSGARVDPHALADPGVPLASLGTPDGAGAADAPGAAGTA; encoded by the coding sequence GTGGTCGACGCACACCGTACGTTCGTCATCGTCGGAGGGGGACTGGCGGGGGCGAAAGCCGCCGAGACCCTGCGCGCGGAGGGCTTCACCGGCCGCGTCATCCTGATCGGCGACGAGCGCGACCATCCCTATGAGCGCCCCCCGCTCTCCAAGGGCTATCTCACCGGTTCGGACGAACGCGACAGCGTCTTCGTGCACGAGCCCGCCTGGTACGCGGGCGCCGACATCGAGCTGCACCTGGGGCAGCCGGCCGTGCAGCTCGACCGCGAGAACAAGTCGGTCCGCCTGGGCGACGGCACCCGCGTCCACTACGACAAGCTGCTGTTGGCCACCGGCGCCGAGCCGCGCCGGCTGGAGGTGCCCGGCACGGACCTGGCCGGGGTCCACCACCTGCGCCGCCTCGCGCACGCCGACCGGCTGCGCGGGGTGCTCTCGGCGCTCGGCCAGGAGAACGGCCACCTGGTGATCGCGGGGGCCGGCTGGATCGGCCTGGAGGTGGCGGCGGCGGCGCGCTCGTACGGCGCCGAGGTCACCGTCGTCGAGCCCGAGCCCGCGCCGCTCCACACCGTTCTGGGGCCCGAGCTGGGCGCGCTCTTCGCCGACCTGCACCGCGAGCACGGCGTCCGCTTCCACTTCGGGGCGCGGCTGACCGAGATCGTCGGGGAGGGCGGGCTCGTCCACCACGTGCGCACGGACGACGGCGACGAGCACCCCGCCCACGACGTGCTCGCCGCCATCGGCGCGGCCCCCCGCACCGCGCTGGCCGAGGCCGCGGGGCTGGAGCTGGCGCCGGGGCCCGGCGGGGGCATCGCCGTGGACGCCGCGCTGCGCACCTCCGACCCGGACATCTACGCGGCCGGGGACGCCGCCGCCGTACAGCACCCGCTGCTGGGGGAGCGGCTGCGCGTGGAGCACTGGGCCAACGCGCTCAACGGAGGACCGGCCGCCGCCCGCTCGATGCTGGACCAGGACGTGTCCTACGACCGGGTGCCGTACTTCTTCTCCGACCAGTACGACCTGGGCATGGAGTACTCGGGCCACGCGCCGCCCGGCTCCTACGACCAGGTGGTGTGCAGGGGCGATGTGGGCAAGCGCGAGTTCGTCGCCTTCTGGCTCCGGGACAACCGGGTGCTGGCCGGGCTGAACGCCAACATCTGGGATGTGACGGGCCCCATCCAGGACCTGATCCGCTCCGGCGCCAGGGTCGATCCCCACGCGCTGGCCGACCCGGGTGTGCCGCTCGCGTCACTGGGCACCCCGGACGGTGCGGGAGCGGCGGACGCTCCGGGTGCAGCTGGAACAGCATGA
- a CDS encoding pyruvate dehydrogenase produces the protein MAKQTVAEQFVDTLVRSGVERMYGVVGDSLNPIVDAIRRNSAIDWVQVRHEEAAAFAAGAEAQLTGKLAACAGSCGPGNLHLINGLFDAHRSMASVLALASHIPSGEIGTSFFQETHPDRLFTECSHYSELISSEQQMPRVLQTAIQHAVGLQGVSVVALPGDLASQPAPDSPEEHALVASRPRVRPGDAEVDALVRMIDESEKVTLFCGAGTAGAHEEVMEFAERLKSPVGHALRGKEWIQYDNPYDVGMSGLLGYGAAYEATHECDLLILLGTDFPYNAFLPKNCKIVQVDVRPEHLGRRTQLDLAVWGDVRETLRCLTPRVQAKTSRKFLDRMLKKHADALEGVVSAYTRKVEKHTPIHPEYVASLLDEEAADDAVFTVDTGMCNVWAARYLTPNGRRRVIGSFSHGSMANAMPQAIGAQFIDRDRQVISMSGDGGFAMLMGDFLTLVQYDLPVKVVLFNNSSLGMVELEMMVDGMPAYGTNNRNPDFAALARAAGAHAVRVEKPKHLRGALREVLAHKGPALIDVVTDPHSLSLPPKITREQVSGFALSAGKTVLAGGVGRMVQMARSNLRNVPRP, from the coding sequence ATGGCGAAGCAGACGGTTGCCGAGCAGTTCGTCGACACACTGGTGCGCTCCGGAGTCGAGCGCATGTACGGGGTGGTGGGCGACAGCCTGAACCCCATCGTCGACGCCATCCGGCGCAACTCGGCCATCGACTGGGTCCAGGTCCGGCACGAGGAGGCCGCGGCCTTCGCCGCCGGCGCCGAGGCCCAGCTCACCGGAAAGCTCGCCGCCTGCGCCGGCTCCTGCGGCCCCGGCAATTTGCACCTGATCAACGGGCTGTTCGACGCACACCGCTCCATGGCGTCGGTGCTGGCGCTGGCCTCGCACATCCCCAGCGGCGAGATCGGCACCAGCTTCTTCCAGGAGACCCACCCGGACCGGCTGTTCACCGAGTGCAGCCACTACAGCGAGCTGATCTCCAGCGAGCAGCAGATGCCCCGGGTGCTCCAGACGGCCATCCAGCACGCGGTCGGCCTCCAGGGCGTCAGCGTGGTCGCCCTCCCCGGCGACCTGGCCTCACAGCCCGCGCCCGACAGCCCCGAGGAGCACGCGCTGGTCGCCTCCCGCCCCCGGGTCCGCCCCGGGGACGCGGAGGTCGACGCGCTGGTGCGGATGATCGACGAGTCGGAGAAGGTCACGCTCTTCTGCGGCGCGGGCACGGCGGGCGCGCACGAGGAGGTCATGGAGTTCGCCGAGCGGCTCAAGTCCCCGGTGGGCCACGCGCTGCGCGGCAAGGAATGGATCCAGTACGACAACCCGTACGACGTGGGCATGAGCGGGCTGCTCGGCTACGGCGCCGCCTACGAGGCCACCCATGAGTGCGACCTGCTGATCCTGCTGGGCACGGACTTCCCGTACAACGCGTTCCTGCCCAAGAACTGCAAGATCGTCCAGGTCGATGTGCGCCCCGAGCACCTCGGCCGCCGCACCCAGCTCGACCTGGCGGTCTGGGGCGACGTCCGCGAGACGCTGCGCTGCCTGACCCCGAGGGTGCAGGCCAAGACCAGCCGCAAGTTCCTCGACCGGATGCTCAAGAAGCATGCCGACGCGCTGGAGGGTGTCGTCAGCGCGTACACCCGCAAGGTCGAGAAGCACACGCCCATCCACCCCGAGTACGTCGCCTCCCTCCTGGACGAGGAAGCGGCCGACGACGCCGTCTTCACCGTCGACACCGGCATGTGCAACGTGTGGGCGGCCCGCTACCTGACGCCCAACGGGCGCCGCCGGGTGATCGGCTCCTTCAGCCACGGCTCCATGGCCAACGCGATGCCCCAGGCCATCGGCGCGCAGTTCATCGACCGGGACCGGCAGGTCATCTCCATGTCGGGCGACGGCGGCTTCGCCATGCTGATGGGCGACTTCCTCACGCTCGTGCAGTACGACCTGCCGGTCAAGGTCGTCCTGTTCAACAACTCCTCGCTCGGCATGGTCGAGCTGGAGATGATGGTCGACGGCATGCCCGCTTACGGGACGAACAACCGCAACCCGGACTTCGCGGCCCTGGCCCGGGCGGCCGGGGCGCACGCGGTGCGCGTCGAGAAGCCCAAGCACCTGCGCGGTGCCCTGCGGGAGGTGCTGGCGCACAAGGGGCCCGCGCTCATCGACGTGGTGACGGATCCCCACTCGCTCTCCCTCCCGCCGAAGATCACCCGCGAGCAGGTGAGCGGGTTCGCCCTGTCGGCCGGGAAGACCGTCCTGGCGGGCGGCGTGGGACGGATGGTGCAGATGGCCCGCTCGAACCTCCGGAACGTTCCGCGGCCGTAG
- the dnaG gene encoding DNA primase, whose protein sequence is MAGRINDEDVKAVRDAVPIDSVVSEYLQLRNAGGGNLKGLCPFHDEKSPSFHVSPSKGFYHCLAGETRVLTWEGVKPIRELAGSTHRILTRSGNWYEAPFRSFGVQPLMKITLGRNHQTKVIHATPEHRWFVWSGKSRYNVREYVTSELKPQHRLSYVFPGSRVQRTTPSPFGIAHGITYGDGTVNGTGSVAQLDPVKDAELLKYFPNSEQAHSERQIVIHHLPRFFKSLPPLDESVSYLYGWLAGYVAADGHVSKDGTVMLNCAERETLEFVRAVCTRLGIGTYGITEQVREGFPGREPSSLFRVHFINEDLTEEFFLHSGHRKRFADAKKSFARRGWVVKSVEETDRVEEVFCATVEQGAAFVLEDNILTGNCFGCQEGGDTLDFVMKVDHLSFSESVERLAARAGITLRYEEGGYGRASQQGERTRLVEAHKVAARFYTEQLDGPEAEVGRRFLAERGFDQAAALHFGVGYAPAGWDHLVRYLRGQGFSDKELTLSGLAQEARNGRPIDRFRGRLMWPIRDITGDVVGFGARKLREDDQGPKYLNTPETPIYRKSQVLYGIDLAKREIAKANRAVVVEGYTDVMACHLAGVPTAIATCGTAFGGEHVKILRRVLMDNSQSEVVFTFDGDAAGQKAALRAFEDDQKFAARTSIAITPGGMDPCDLRLAQGDDAVGKVVESRAPLFRFAMRSIVDRHNLDTAGGRSEALEEAAPVIAQIKDGGVQHESAVELAGLLGIVDEQFVVRRVGQLARWARERGHAPARGERGPRTAEHPAAQAPPPPRGPDLNLRSPAHRVERELLKLALQRPELVSPAFDAYGADEFTAPPYAVVRQAVEAAGGAESGAGDSGYIARVREAAPDDGVRSLVTELAVEPLRSARNRDPDEAYAGEQLVAVRRAAVNARISDLEGAARRLEARQDVEQSAAVRRQIWTLQQYGIALRERGAAAL, encoded by the coding sequence GTGGCTGGCAGGATCAATGACGAGGACGTGAAGGCGGTAAGGGACGCGGTCCCGATCGACTCCGTCGTGTCCGAGTATCTCCAGCTGCGCAACGCCGGCGGCGGCAACCTCAAGGGCCTGTGCCCCTTCCACGACGAGAAGTCCCCCTCCTTCCACGTCAGCCCCAGCAAGGGCTTCTACCACTGCTTGGCAGGGGAGACGAGGGTGCTGACCTGGGAGGGCGTCAAGCCGATCCGGGAGCTCGCGGGAAGCACACACCGCATCCTGACGCGCAGCGGGAACTGGTACGAGGCGCCCTTCCGCTCCTTCGGCGTGCAGCCGCTGATGAAGATCACGCTCGGACGGAACCACCAGACCAAGGTGATCCATGCGACACCGGAGCACCGGTGGTTCGTCTGGTCGGGCAAGAGCCGCTACAACGTACGCGAGTACGTGACGTCCGAACTCAAGCCGCAGCACCGGCTCAGCTACGTCTTCCCCGGCTCCCGCGTCCAGCGCACCACACCGTCCCCCTTCGGTATCGCGCACGGGATCACCTACGGTGACGGCACCGTGAACGGCACGGGCTCCGTGGCGCAGCTCGACCCCGTCAAGGACGCCGAGCTGCTGAAGTACTTTCCCAACAGCGAGCAGGCGCACAGCGAGCGCCAGATCGTGATCCATCACCTGCCGAGGTTCTTCAAGTCGCTCCCGCCTCTCGACGAGTCGGTCTCGTATCTCTACGGCTGGCTCGCGGGCTACGTCGCCGCTGACGGTCACGTCTCCAAGGACGGGACGGTCATGCTCAACTGCGCGGAACGGGAGACGCTGGAGTTCGTCCGCGCGGTGTGCACACGGCTAGGGATCGGCACCTACGGCATCACAGAGCAGGTCCGCGAGGGCTTTCCCGGGCGGGAGCCCAGTTCTCTGTTTCGCGTTCACTTCATCAACGAGGACCTGACAGAGGAATTCTTCCTCCATTCCGGTCACCGGAAGCGGTTCGCCGACGCGAAAAAGAGCTTCGCCCGCCGTGGCTGGGTGGTGAAGTCCGTCGAGGAGACGGACCGTGTGGAGGAGGTCTTCTGCGCCACAGTCGAGCAGGGCGCGGCCTTCGTGCTGGAGGACAACATCCTCACGGGTAACTGCTTCGGCTGCCAGGAAGGCGGGGACACTCTCGACTTCGTGATGAAGGTCGACCACCTGTCGTTCTCCGAGTCCGTCGAGCGGCTCGCGGCCCGCGCCGGGATCACCTTGCGCTACGAGGAGGGCGGGTACGGCCGCGCCTCCCAGCAGGGCGAGCGCACCCGTCTGGTGGAGGCGCACAAGGTCGCCGCGCGCTTCTACACCGAGCAGCTCGACGGGCCCGAGGCCGAGGTCGGGCGGCGCTTCCTGGCGGAGCGGGGCTTCGACCAGGCGGCGGCGCTGCACTTCGGCGTCGGCTACGCGCCGGCCGGCTGGGACCACCTGGTGCGGTATCTGCGCGGGCAGGGCTTCAGCGACAAGGAGCTGACGCTCTCGGGCCTGGCCCAGGAGGCGCGCAACGGCCGCCCGATCGACCGCTTCCGCGGCAGGCTGATGTGGCCCATCCGCGACATCACCGGCGATGTGGTCGGCTTCGGTGCCCGCAAGCTGCGCGAGGACGACCAGGGGCCGAAGTATCTGAACACCCCCGAGACGCCCATCTACCGCAAGTCCCAGGTGCTGTACGGCATCGACCTGGCCAAACGCGAGATCGCCAAGGCCAACCGCGCGGTCGTGGTCGAGGGCTACACCGATGTCATGGCCTGTCACCTCGCGGGGGTCCCCACCGCCATCGCCACCTGCGGCACCGCCTTCGGCGGCGAGCACGTGAAGATCCTGCGCCGGGTGCTGATGGACAACAGCCAGTCGGAGGTCGTCTTCACCTTCGACGGGGACGCGGCCGGGCAGAAGGCCGCGCTGCGCGCCTTCGAGGACGACCAGAAGTTCGCCGCGCGCACCTCCATCGCCATCACCCCCGGCGGAATGGACCCCTGCGACCTGCGCCTGGCACAGGGCGACGACGCCGTGGGCAAGGTCGTCGAGAGCCGCGCGCCGCTCTTCCGGTTCGCGATGCGCTCGATCGTGGACCGGCACAACCTCGATACGGCGGGCGGCCGTTCGGAGGCGCTGGAGGAGGCGGCCCCCGTCATCGCCCAGATCAAGGACGGCGGCGTCCAGCACGAGAGCGCCGTCGAGCTGGCCGGGCTGCTGGGCATCGTGGACGAGCAGTTCGTGGTGCGCCGCGTCGGACAGCTCGCCCGGTGGGCGCGTGAGCGCGGCCACGCCCCCGCGCGGGGAGAGCGCGGGCCGCGCACGGCTGAGCACCCGGCGGCCCAGGCGCCCCCGCCGCCGCGCGGACCCGACCTGAACCTGCGCAGCCCCGCGCACCGAGTCGAGCGCGAGCTGCTCAAGCTGGCGCTCCAGCGCCCCGAGCTGGTCTCGCCCGCCTTCGACGCCTACGGCGCCGACGAGTTCACGGCCCCGCCTTACGCCGTCGTGCGCCAGGCCGTCGAGGCCGCGGGCGGCGCCGAGTCGGGCGCCGGCGACAGCGGCTACATCGCCCGGGTGCGCGAGGCGGCGCCGGACGACGGGGTGCGCTCCCTGGTGACGGAGCTGGCCGTCGAGCCGCTGCGCAGCGCCCGCAACCGCGACCCCGACGAGGCGTACGCGGGCGAGCAGTTGGTCGCCGTGCGCCGCGCCGCCGTCAACGCCCGCATCTCCGACCTGGAGGGCGCGGCCCGCCGCCTGGAGGCCCGCCAGGACGTCGAGCAGTCGGCCGCCGTACGCCGGCAGATCTGGACGCTCCAGCAGTACGGCATCGCGCTGCGCGAGCGCGGCGCGGCAGCGCTCTGA
- a CDS encoding RNA polymerase sigma factor, whose protein sequence is MPESSERGGAGQEGPESPADPQITYGMERGPAAAVPVSHVAPEPAAITLEVAPVQTQTLTTAAPAAPTAPAVTPHAVPSAPPAHSGQPLAVPSAPEPLTPGTPAPPAAPAEAVPERPAPSDAEWEVQRPQPQELPGSGPSADLFRQYLREIGRIPLLTAAEEVELARRVEAGLFAEEKLTHAPRLEGRLALDLDQLVVRGRMAKRRLIEANLRLVVSVAKRYVGRGLTMLDLVQEGNLGLIRAVEKFDYARGYKFSTYATWWIRQAMSRALADQARTIRVPVHVVELINRVVRVQRRMLQERGYEPSAEEVATHLDLTEERVSEVLRLAQEPVSLHAPVGEEDDVNLGDLIEDGDAPSPVESAAFLLLREHLEAVLSTLGERERKVVQLRYGLIDGRPRTLEEIGRLFGVTRERIRQIESKTLNKLRDHAFADQLRGYLD, encoded by the coding sequence GTGCCTGAGTCCTCGGAGCGGGGCGGTGCTGGCCAGGAGGGGCCGGAGTCCCCCGCGGATCCGCAGATTACGTACGGGATGGAGCGCGGCCCGGCCGCAGCCGTCCCCGTCTCGCACGTCGCCCCCGAACCGGCAGCGATCACACTGGAGGTCGCCCCCGTGCAGACCCAGACCCTGACAACGGCGGCCCCCGCCGCCCCGACAGCCCCGGCCGTGACCCCGCACGCCGTGCCGTCCGCGCCCCCGGCGCACTCCGGGCAGCCCCTGGCCGTGCCGTCCGCGCCCGAGCCGCTCACGCCCGGGACACCCGCACCGCCCGCGGCCCCCGCCGAAGCCGTTCCCGAGCGGCCGGCCCCGTCCGACGCCGAGTGGGAGGTCCAGCGCCCGCAGCCGCAGGAACTGCCCGGCAGCGGCCCCTCGGCCGACCTGTTCCGGCAGTATCTGCGCGAGATCGGACGCATCCCGCTGCTGACGGCGGCCGAGGAGGTCGAGCTGGCCCGCCGCGTGGAAGCGGGGCTGTTCGCCGAGGAGAAGCTCACCCACGCGCCCCGGCTGGAGGGCCGGCTCGCGCTGGACCTCGACCAGCTCGTGGTGCGGGGCCGGATGGCCAAGCGCCGCCTCATAGAGGCGAATCTGCGGCTCGTCGTCTCGGTGGCCAAGCGCTATGTGGGCCGGGGCCTGACCATGCTCGACCTGGTGCAGGAGGGCAACCTCGGGCTGATCCGCGCGGTGGAGAAGTTCGACTACGCGCGCGGCTACAAGTTCTCCACCTACGCGACGTGGTGGATCCGGCAGGCCATGTCCCGCGCCCTGGCCGACCAGGCGCGCACCATCCGGGTGCCGGTGCACGTGGTCGAGCTGATCAACCGCGTGGTGCGGGTGCAGCGCAGGATGCTTCAAGAGCGCGGCTACGAGCCCTCGGCCGAAGAGGTCGCCACCCACCTCGACCTGACGGAGGAGCGGGTCAGCGAGGTGCTGCGGCTGGCCCAGGAACCGGTCTCGCTGCACGCCCCGGTCGGCGAGGAGGACGACGTCAACCTCGGTGACCTCATCGAGGACGGTGACGCGCCCTCACCGGTCGAGTCGGCGGCGTTCCTGCTGCTGCGCGAACACCTGGAGGCCGTGCTCTCCACACTGGGGGAGCGCGAGCGCAAGGTCGTCCAGCTGCGCTACGGGCTCATCGACGGCCGGCCGCGCACCCTTGAGGAGATCGGCCGCCTCTTCGGCGTCACACGCGAGCGGATACGCCAGATCGAGTCCAAGACCCTCAACAAGCTGCGCGACCACGCGTTCGCCGACCAGCTGCGGGGCTACCTGGACTGA